From one Pseudoliparis swirei isolate HS2019 ecotype Mariana Trench chromosome 5, NWPU_hadal_v1, whole genome shotgun sequence genomic stretch:
- the LOC130194076 gene encoding LOW QUALITY PROTEIN: ras-like protein family member 11B (The sequence of the model RefSeq protein was modified relative to this genomic sequence to represent the inferred CDS: deleted 2 bases in 1 codon), with product MRLIQNMSTISEYAAPQCSVPNRVIKIAVIGGSGVRKTALVVRFLTRRFIGDYERNAGNLYSREVQVDTEQVTIQVQDTPGVEMTDNSINLPDHVTGSIRWADAVVLVYSATDRRSLDLIQQLHQQVLRTGGAAAPPVILLANKADLLHLRGVEPAQGAALAAALGCSFYEVSASEDYSQVHRAFHRLCCQLAKPRRAALAPTTAAAAARRSGAVLILIPRPKSPNMQDLSGRFKQALSAKVRIATSV from the exons ATGCGTCTGATCCAGAACATGTCCACCATCTCGGAGTACGCAGCGCCGCAGTGCTCGGTGCCCAACCGGGTGATCAAGATCGCGGTGATCGGCGGCAGCGGGGTCAGGAAGACCG cccTGGTCGTGCGCTTCCTCACCAGGAGGTTCATCGGGGACTATGAGAGAAACGCCG GTAACCTCTACTCCAGAGAAGTCCAGGTGGACACGGAGCAGGTGACCATCCAGGTCCAGGACACTCCTGGTGTGGAG atGACCGATAACAGCATCAACCTCCCGGACCACGTGACCGGCTCCATCCGCTGGGCGGACGCGGTGGTGCTGGTCTACTCCGCCACCGACCGCCGCAGCCTGGACCTGATCCAGCAGCTGCACCAGCAGGTGTTGCGCACCGGGGGCGCCGCGGCGCCGCCCGTCATCCTGCTGGCCAACAAGGCCGACCTGCTGCACCTGCGCGGCGTGGAGCCGGCGCAGGGCGCCGCGttggcggcggcgctgggctgcTCCTTCTACGAGGTGTCGGCCAGCGAGGACTACAGCCAGGTGCACCGGGCCTTCCACCGGCTGTGCTGCCAGCTCGCCAAGCCGCGGCGGGCGGCGCTGGCGCCCACGACGGCGGCCGCG GCCGCCCGTCGGAGCGGCGccgtcctcatcctcatcccgcGGCCCAAGTCGCCCAACATGCAGGACCTGAGCGGGCGCTTCAAGCAGGCGCTGTCGGCCAAAGTCAGGATCGCCACCTCGGTGTGA